GCGAAGAGGATGAAGGTGAAGGTGGCGTAGATCAGCGAGGTGACGGTGGAGCCGATATAGCCGAAGCCCGCCCCGCGCGTCAGCAGGTCGATGTCGAGGCCGTGGCGCGCGGCATAGCGGCTGATCGGCAGGCCGGTGAGGAACAGGATGACGCCGACCACCAGCGTCGCGACGAGCGTGTTGGCGAAGCCGTAGGACAGGGTGATCGCCCCGCCGATCGCCTCCAGCGCCAGGAAGGAGATCGCGCCGATCGCCGTCTGCGCCACCCGCGGCGCCGACCATTGGCGCGCGCTCTTGGCGGTGAAGCGCAGCGCATAATCCTCCAGGGTCTGGTTGGCGACCCAGCGGTTGTACTCGCGCCGGACCGGAAGGATGCGTTGCCGGCCTGCCATCGGGTGGGATCGTCCTCCGGGCTGCGGCCGGGCAAAGCAACCGATCTTGCCGGGCCGCGGAGCAGAGGTCGGGACCGCCCGTGACGGCCGGGCCGCCGCATTCCCTGCAAGGCGCATGCCGCCGCTCCGCAAGGCGTGTGCCGCCGCGCGTCGGCAATTCTGCCCAATCCGCCGGCATCTCGCCCGTTTTGCGGGCATTGCCGCCTCTCTACGTCAATCGACGTATATGCTGCATTGCAATAGAGGCGGCAGATTTCCCCATCGGTGCGTCGCCACAAGACGCTTCCGCCGAACGCAAGACACACCGTTCACCGCACCAACAGGGGGAAGATGATGAAGCAGCCGATGATGAGCCGCCGCGCGGCGATGATGATGCTGGCCGGCGGTGCCAGCGCCCTGGCGCTCGGCGCCGGCACGCGGGCCGCCTTCGCCGCCGACGAGACCATCAAGGTCGGCATCCTGCACTCGCTGTCCGGCACCATGGCGATCAGCGAGACGACGTTGAAGGACGTCATGTTGATGCTGATCGAGGAGCAGAACGCCAAGGGCGGCGTGCTCGGCAGGAAGCTCGAGGCCGTGGTGGTCGACCCCGCCTCCAACTGGCCACTCTTCGCCGAGAAGGCCCGTGAGCTCCTGACCAAGGACAAGTGCGACGCGGTGTTCGGCTGCTGGACCTCGGTGTCGCGCAAGTCGGTGCTGCCGGTGTTCGAGGAGCTCAACGGCATCCTGTTCTACCCCGTGCAGTACGAGGGCGAGGAATCCTCCCGCAACATCTTCTACACCGGCGCCGCGCCGAACCAGCAGGCGATCCCGGCCGTCGACTACCTCATGGCCAACGAGGATGTGAAGCGCTGGGTGCTGGCCGGCACCGATTATGTCTATCCCCGCACCACCAACAAGATCCTCGAGGCCTATCTGAAGTCCAAGGGCGTCGCCGCCGAGGACATCATGATCAACTACACGCCCTTCGGCCATTCCGACTGGCAGACCATCGTCTCCGACATCAAGAAGTTCGGCTCGGCCGGCAAGAAGACCGCCGTGGTCTCCACCATCAACGGCGATGCCAACGTGCCCTTCTACAAGGAGCTCGGCAACCAGGGCATAAAGGCCACCGACATCCCGGTCGTCGCCTTCTCCGTGGGCGAGGAGGAGCTCGCCGGCATCGACACCAAGCCCCTGGTCGGCCATCTCGCCGCCTGGAACTACTTCATGTCGGTCGACACGCCGGAGAACAAGGCCTTTATCGAGAAGTGGAAGACCTTCACCAAGAACCCCAAGCGCGTCAGCAACGATCCGATGGAGGCTCACTATATCGGCTTCAACATGTGGGTGCAGGCGGTGGAGAAGGCCGGTACCGTCGACCATGACGCGGTGATCGACGCGCTGATCGGCGTCTCCGTGCCCAACCTCACCGGCGGTCACGCCACGATGATGCCGAACCACCACATCACCAAGCCGGTGCTGATCGGCGAGATCCAGGAAGACGGCCAGTTCAACATCGTCTCCCAGACCCCGGGCCTCGTGGTCGGCAAGGAATGGTCGGACTATCTCGACGGCTCCAAGGACCTGATCTCCGACTGGAGGAAGCCGCTCTCCTGCGGCAATTTCAACGTCAAGCTCGGCAAGTGCGGCGGCAAGGCCGCCTGATCCACGCCGCCGTTTCCGGGCCCGGCCGCTCCGGCCGTGGCCCGGATCATGCTCCGCCGCAACCGACGGGCAAGGGGATGGGCCGCTGCCTCTGCGCCAGCGTCGAGGCCGCGCACTGTCGCTCCGGGGAACGCCGATGCGCAATGTCCTGACACTGCTGCTCCTCTGTCTCGTCCTCGCCGTCGCGCCCGTCGCCGCGCGTGCCGATGCCGCCCTCTATGCGCGGCTCGCCACCGACAAGTTCGACGCGATCGAGGCGGCGGTCGGCGCTCTTGCCACGTCGGGCGATCCGCAGGCCGCGGCCACCATCGACGCCCTGGCCGACGGACGGCTGAGCTACGACCCGGCCGGCAAGGCGGTGTTCTACACCAGGGACGGCGCCACCATCGACGCCGCCACCGGCCAGGCGGTCGCATCCCCACCTCCGGGCCTGAAGAAGGTCAGGCTCAACAACCGCGTGCGCCGGGCCGTCGAGGCGGCGCAGGGCGCGCTGACGCTGATGTCGCCCGACCCGGCCAGGCGCCTGGCCGCCGCCGAGGCGGTCGCCAAGGCGCGCGACGCCGCGGCGCTGCCCGGCGTCGAGACGGCGCTCGCCGCCGAGAAGGACGCCGGGGTCCGGCGCGCCCTGGAGCTCGCCCGCGCGGCCATCGTCTTCCTCTCGACGTCGGCCGGCGAGCCGGACCGCATCGCCGCCGCGGCGGTGATCGCCGCGCGCCGGGACCAGGACGCGCTCGGCCTGCTCCAGTCCCTGCCACCCGATGCGCCGCAATCCGTCCGCGATGCCGCTGCGGCCGGCGTCGCCGGCATCCGCAGCGAGCTCGCCTGGTGGGACGCCGTCCAGAATCTCTGGTACGGCCTGTCGCTCGGCTCGGTGCTGCTGCTCGCCGCCATCGGCCTCGCCATCACCTTCGGCGTGATGGGCGTGATCAACATGGCCCATGGCGAGATGGTGATGCTCGGCGCCTACACCACCTTCGTGGTGCAGGACCTGATCCGCAGCTACAGCCCCGGCCTGTTCGACTATTCCCTGGCCATCGCCATCCCGCTCGCCTTCCTCGTCGCGGGCGCCGTCGGCGTCGTGATCGAGCGCACGGTGATCCGCTGGCTCTACGGCCGGCCTCTGGAGACGCTGCTCGCCACCTGGGGCGTCAGCCTGATCCTGCAGCAGGCGGTGCGCACGCTGTTCGGGCCGACCAACCGCGAGGTCGGGGCGCCGGCCTTCATGACCGGCTCCTTCGAGCTCGGCGGCCTCGCCATCACCTGGAACCGCCTGTGGATCATCGTCTTCGCCGGCCTGGTGTTCGCCGCGCTCCTGTTCGTGCTGCGCTTCACCGCCTTCGGCCTGCAGACCCGCGCCGTGACGCAGAACCGGCGCATGGCCTCGGCCATGGGCATCCGCACCAACTGGGTCGACGCCTTCACCTTCGGCCTCGGCTCCGGCATTGCGGGCCTGGCCGGCGTCGCGCTCAGCCAGATCGACAATGTCTCGCCCAATCTCGGCCAGGGCTACATCATCGACAGCTTCCTGGTGGTGGTGTTCGGCGGCGTCGGCAATCTCTGGGGCACGCTGGTCGGGGCGCTGTCGATCGGCGTCGCCAACAAGCTGCTCGAGCCCTATGCCGGCGCGGTGCTCGGCAAGATCGCGCTGCTCGTCCTCGTCATCCTGTTCATCCAGAAGCGCCCGCGCGGCCTGTTCGCGCTGAAGGGCAGGGCGGTGGAGCAATGATCACGACCCGGCTCCTCTCCGACCGGCGCGGCCTGGTCTTCCTCGCCGTTCTGGCCCTGATCGGGGTGCTCGTCCCGATCTGCCATCTCGCCGTGCCGGAGAGCTCGGCCTTCTACGTGCCCGCCTGGGTGGTGGCGCTGCTCGGCAAGTACCTGTGCTACGCGCTGCTCGCCCTGTCGCTCGACCTGGTCTGGGGCTATTGCGGCATCCTCTCGCTCGGCCACGGCGCCTTCTTCGCCCTCGGCGGCTACGCCATGGGCATGTACCTGATGCGCCAGATCGGCAGCCGCGGCAAATATGGCGACCCCGTCCTGCCGGACTTCATGGTGTTCCTCGACTGGAAGGAGCTGCCCTATGCCTGGTACGGCTTCCAGCACTTTCCCTATGCCGCCTTCATGGTGCTGTTCGTGCCGGGCGTCCTCGCCTTCCTGTTCGGCTGGTTCGCCTTCCGCTCGCGCGTCACCGGCGTCTACCTCTCGATCATCACCCAGGCCATGACCTTCGCGCTGAAGCTCGCCTTCTTCCGCAACGACATGGGCTTCGGCGGCAATAACGGCTTCACTGACTTCAAGGACATCCTGGGCTACGACATCCAGGCTGCGACCACCCGCACGGTGCTTCTCGTCGCCTCGGTGATCGCGCTGGCGCTGGGCTATCTCGTCTGCCGCGGCATCACCGGCTCCAAGCTCGGCAAGGTATTGATCGCCGTCCGCGACGCGGAGAGCCGCACCCGCTTCCTCGGCTACCGCGTCGAGAACTACAAGCTGTTCGTCTTCGTCGTCTCGGCCTGCCTCGCCGGCGTCGCCGGGGCGCTCTACGTGCCGCAGGTCGGCATCCTCAATCCCAGCGAGTTCGAGCCGAGCAATTCCATCGAGGTGGTGATCTGGGTCGCGGTCGGCGGGCGCGGCACGCTGGTCGGCGCGGCGCTCGGCGCCATTCTCGTCAATTTCGCCAAGACCACCTTCACCTCAGGGATGCTGGCGCCCTACTGGCTGTTCATCCTCGGCGGCATCTTCGTCCTGGTGACGCTGTTCATGCCCAGGGGCGTGCTCGGCCTGGTCGACCAGATCGCCGCGCGCTTCAGGCGCAGGCCTGGCGCCTCGTCCCGGGCTGCTGCGCCCGTCGCGGTCGAGAACCCGGCGGAGTGAGCCCGATGATCCCCAACGATGCGGTGCTGACCAACACCCTGCTCTATCTCGACGGCGTCGAGGTCTCCTTCGACGGCTTCCGCGCCCTGCGCGGCCTGTCGCTGACCCTCGGCGCCGGCGAGATGTGCGCCATCATCGGCCCCAACGGCGCCGGCAAGACCACGATGATGGACGTCATCACCGGCAAGACCCGTCCCGACAAGGGCGACGTGCTGTTCCAGGGCTCGATCGACCTGACCAGGCTCGACGAGGCCGACATCGCCCAGCTCGGCATCGGCCGCAAGTTCCAGAAGCCGACCGTGTTCGAGAGCCAGACGGTGGAGGACAACATCCTGCTCGCCCTCAAGGGCGGGCGCGAGGTCTTCGCCAACCTGTTCTGGTCGCGCTCGGCAGCGGCCAGGGCCAAGATCGACGAGGTGCTGGACACCATCCGCCTCGACCATGTCCGCACCCGGCTCGCCGGCTCGCTGTCGCACGGCCAGAAGCAATGGCTGGAGATCGGCATGCTGCTGGCGCAGGACCCCAAGCTCCTGCTGGTCGACGAGCCCGCCGCAGGCATGACCGACGCGGAGACGGCGCAGACCGCCGTGCTCCTGAAGCGCATCGCCAAGGACCACTCGGTCGTGGTGGTCGAGCACGACATGGTGTTCGTCCGCGATCTCGACGTGCGCGTCACCTGCCTGCACGAAGGCGCGGTGCTGGCCTCCGGCACGCTCGACCAGGTCAGCGCCAACGAGCGCGTCGTCGAAGTCTATCTCGGGAGGTAGGGAGCACCATGCTGACGGTCACCGGCCTCGATCTCTACTATGGCGCGGCGCAGGCGCTGCGTTCGGTCTCGCTCAGCGCCGAGCCCGGCGAGGTCACCTGCATCCTCGGCCGCAACGGCGTCGGCAAGACCTCGCTGCTCCGGGCCCTGGTCGGCCACCAGCCGATCGCGCGCGGGCGGATCGAATGGGCCGGCGCCGAGATCAGCGCCCTCGCGCCGCACGAGCGTGCCCGCCGCGGCGTCGCCTATGTGCCGCAGGGCCGCGAGATCTTCCCGCTGCTGACGGTGAAGGAGAATCTCGAGACGGGTTATGCGCCGCTGAAGGCCCGCGACCGCGACATTCCCGAGGACGTGTTCTCGCTCTTCCCCGTGCTCAAGGACATGCTGCGCCGACGCGGCGGCGACCTCTCCGGCGGCCAGCAGCAGCAGCTCGCCATCGGCCGGGCCCTGGTGACGCGCCCCTCGCTGCTGGTCCTCGACGAGCCGACCGAGGGCATCCAGCCTTCGATCATCAAGGATATCGGCCGCGCCATCACGTATCTCAGGCAGAAGGGCACCATGGCGATCGTGCTGGTGGAGCAATATTTCGACTTCGCCCGCGAGCTTGCCGACCGCTTCTACGTCATGGACCGCGGCGAGATCGTCATGTCCGGCACCCGCGAGACCATGGACGAGGACGAGGTCCGCCGCCGCATGAGCGTGTGAGGCCGCCTTTCGAGGGCGTCCTGGAACAAGAAAGGCGGCCGAAGCCGCCTTTTCCATGTCCCTCGCGTCAAGCCCCTCAGGCCAGCTTGCCGGCCGCATGGGCGAGGATGGTGTAGACCTTGCCGCTGTCGGCGGTGAGATAGGTCCTGGCCATGGCGCCGCTGCGGTCCTCGCGATCGACCTCGGTGATCAAGCGCTCGAACTCGTCGATGTAACGATCGACGGTGTCGCGGAAATCCTCGTCGCGGCGATAGCGGCGGCGGATCTCCTCGAAGGTCTTCTGGCCCTGCAGCGTGTAGAGGCGGCGGTTGAAGACGTTGCGCTCGCCGCGGCGATAGCGCGCCCAGACTTCCTCGGCCGCTTCCGGCTCGATCATCCGG
This is a stretch of genomic DNA from Labrys wisconsinensis. It encodes these proteins:
- the urtE gene encoding urea ABC transporter ATP-binding subunit UrtE, whose translation is MLTVTGLDLYYGAAQALRSVSLSAEPGEVTCILGRNGVGKTSLLRALVGHQPIARGRIEWAGAEISALAPHERARRGVAYVPQGREIFPLLTVKENLETGYAPLKARDRDIPEDVFSLFPVLKDMLRRRGGDLSGGQQQQLAIGRALVTRPSLLVLDEPTEGIQPSIIKDIGRAITYLRQKGTMAIVLVEQYFDFARELADRFYVMDRGEIVMSGTRETMDEDEVRRRMSV
- the urtB gene encoding urea ABC transporter permease subunit UrtB, yielding MRNVLTLLLLCLVLAVAPVAARADAALYARLATDKFDAIEAAVGALATSGDPQAAATIDALADGRLSYDPAGKAVFYTRDGATIDAATGQAVASPPPGLKKVRLNNRVRRAVEAAQGALTLMSPDPARRLAAAEAVAKARDAAALPGVETALAAEKDAGVRRALELARAAIVFLSTSAGEPDRIAAAAVIAARRDQDALGLLQSLPPDAPQSVRDAAAAGVAGIRSELAWWDAVQNLWYGLSLGSVLLLAAIGLAITFGVMGVINMAHGEMVMLGAYTTFVVQDLIRSYSPGLFDYSLAIAIPLAFLVAGAVGVVIERTVIRWLYGRPLETLLATWGVSLILQQAVRTLFGPTNREVGAPAFMTGSFELGGLAITWNRLWIIVFAGLVFAALLFVLRFTAFGLQTRAVTQNRRMASAMGIRTNWVDAFTFGLGSGIAGLAGVALSQIDNVSPNLGQGYIIDSFLVVVFGGVGNLWGTLVGALSIGVANKLLEPYAGAVLGKIALLVLVILFIQKRPRGLFALKGRAVEQ
- the urtC gene encoding urea ABC transporter permease subunit UrtC yields the protein MITTRLLSDRRGLVFLAVLALIGVLVPICHLAVPESSAFYVPAWVVALLGKYLCYALLALSLDLVWGYCGILSLGHGAFFALGGYAMGMYLMRQIGSRGKYGDPVLPDFMVFLDWKELPYAWYGFQHFPYAAFMVLFVPGVLAFLFGWFAFRSRVTGVYLSIITQAMTFALKLAFFRNDMGFGGNNGFTDFKDILGYDIQAATTRTVLLVASVIALALGYLVCRGITGSKLGKVLIAVRDAESRTRFLGYRVENYKLFVFVVSACLAGVAGALYVPQVGILNPSEFEPSNSIEVVIWVAVGGRGTLVGAALGAILVNFAKTTFTSGMLAPYWLFILGGIFVLVTLFMPRGVLGLVDQIAARFRRRPGASSRAAAPVAVENPAE
- the urtA gene encoding urea ABC transporter substrate-binding protein, which gives rise to MMLAGGASALALGAGTRAAFAADETIKVGILHSLSGTMAISETTLKDVMLMLIEEQNAKGGVLGRKLEAVVVDPASNWPLFAEKARELLTKDKCDAVFGCWTSVSRKSVLPVFEELNGILFYPVQYEGEESSRNIFYTGAAPNQQAIPAVDYLMANEDVKRWVLAGTDYVYPRTTNKILEAYLKSKGVAAEDIMINYTPFGHSDWQTIVSDIKKFGSAGKKTAVVSTINGDANVPFYKELGNQGIKATDIPVVAFSVGEEELAGIDTKPLVGHLAAWNYFMSVDTPENKAFIEKWKTFTKNPKRVSNDPMEAHYIGFNMWVQAVEKAGTVDHDAVIDALIGVSVPNLTGGHATMMPNHHITKPVLIGEIQEDGQFNIVSQTPGLVVGKEWSDYLDGSKDLISDWRKPLSCGNFNVKLGKCGGKAA
- the urtD gene encoding urea ABC transporter ATP-binding protein UrtD; amino-acid sequence: MIPNDAVLTNTLLYLDGVEVSFDGFRALRGLSLTLGAGEMCAIIGPNGAGKTTMMDVITGKTRPDKGDVLFQGSIDLTRLDEADIAQLGIGRKFQKPTVFESQTVEDNILLALKGGREVFANLFWSRSAAARAKIDEVLDTIRLDHVRTRLAGSLSHGQKQWLEIGMLLAQDPKLLLVDEPAAGMTDAETAQTAVLLKRIAKDHSVVVVEHDMVFVRDLDVRVTCLHEGAVLASGTLDQVSANERVVEVYLGR